The following are from one region of the Bradyrhizobium septentrionale genome:
- a CDS encoding GIY-YIG nuclease family protein — translation MKTEDRKLAIADYKKRAAVAGVFAIRCRASGEVWVGQALDLEKIQNRIWFTLRMGSHRNVELQRVWSAHGADNFSLETLEQIEDEELAYVRETLLKERVQHWRAQLKASAI, via the coding sequence ATGAAGACCGAGGACCGCAAGCTCGCCATCGCCGACTACAAGAAGCGCGCCGCGGTCGCCGGCGTGTTCGCGATCCGCTGCCGCGCGAGCGGCGAAGTCTGGGTCGGGCAGGCGCTCGATCTGGAGAAAATCCAGAACCGCATCTGGTTCACGCTGCGGATGGGGAGCCACCGCAATGTGGAGCTGCAGCGCGTATGGTCGGCGCACGGCGCGGACAATTTCTCGCTCGAAACGCTGGAGCAGATCGAGGACGAGGAACTCGCTTATGTCCGCGAGACGCTGCTCAAGGAGCGCGTGCAGCACTGGCGCGCGCAGCTCAAGGCGTCGGCAATCTAG
- a CDS encoding glutathione S-transferase family protein — protein MLTVHHLNNSRSQRVLWLLEELGVPYEIVRYQRQPDMRAPKELRAIHPLGKSPVVTDNGNTIAESGAILEYIIATYGNGRLIPQADTPERLRYTYWLHYAEGSAMTPLLLKLLFTLMPKRAPALLRPLVRKVSNTALSTLVNPQIKQHMAYWEGELGKSEWFAGSDFSGADIQMSFPLEAAAARGGLEDGHPKCVAFLERIHARPAYARALEKGGPYEVGR, from the coding sequence ATGCTGACGGTTCATCATCTCAACAATTCCCGCTCGCAGCGCGTGCTGTGGCTGCTCGAGGAATTGGGCGTGCCGTACGAGATCGTGCGCTATCAGCGGCAGCCCGACATGCGGGCGCCAAAGGAGCTGCGCGCGATCCATCCGCTCGGCAAGTCGCCCGTCGTCACCGACAATGGCAACACGATCGCGGAATCCGGTGCGATCCTCGAATACATCATCGCGACCTACGGCAATGGCCGCCTGATCCCGCAAGCCGATACGCCGGAGCGGCTGCGCTACACCTATTGGCTGCATTATGCCGAGGGCTCGGCGATGACGCCGCTGCTGCTGAAGCTCTTGTTCACCTTGATGCCGAAGCGCGCGCCGGCGCTGCTGCGGCCGCTGGTGCGCAAGGTGTCCAACACGGCGCTGTCCACGCTGGTCAATCCTCAGATCAAGCAGCACATGGCCTATTGGGAAGGCGAGCTCGGCAAGAGCGAGTGGTTCGCCGGCAGCGACTTCTCCGGCGCCGATATCCAGATGAGCTTTCCGCTGGAAGCCGCCGCCGCGCGCGGCGGGCTCGAGGACGGCCATCCCAAATGCGTCGCGTTCCTCGAACGCATCCACGCCCGCCCGGCCTATGCGCGCGCGCTGGAGAAGGGCGGGCCGTACGAGGTCGGCCGATAA
- a CDS encoding DUF2239 family protein, whose protein sequence is MNPAYVAFEGERRIGAGDLPEVARAARQLLDRRKDAAILVFDGRTSALVDIDFRGSIDDVLARLPKPAPPLDEEPPAPVAPRGPGRPKLGVVAREITLLPRHWDWLAQQKGGASVAIRRLIDEARRSSGDKDRTRSAQDAAYRFMTTMAGNRPHYEDAIRALFAHDRRRFATLIADWPADIRDHAVRLAYSDQAD, encoded by the coding sequence ATGAATCCTGCCTATGTCGCCTTCGAAGGCGAGCGTCGCATCGGGGCCGGTGACCTCCCCGAGGTTGCGCGCGCCGCCAGGCAATTGCTGGATCGGCGCAAGGACGCCGCGATCCTGGTGTTCGACGGCCGCACCTCAGCGCTGGTCGACATCGATTTCCGCGGCTCGATCGACGATGTGCTGGCGCGGCTGCCGAAGCCAGCGCCTCCGCTCGACGAGGAGCCGCCCGCACCGGTCGCGCCGCGCGGCCCGGGACGTCCGAAGCTTGGCGTCGTCGCACGCGAGATCACGCTGTTGCCGCGGCACTGGGACTGGCTCGCCCAGCAGAAGGGCGGCGCGTCGGTTGCGATCCGCAGATTGATCGACGAGGCGCGGCGCTCCAGCGGCGACAAGGACCGGACACGTAGCGCGCAGGATGCCGCCTATCGCTTCATGACAACGATGGCCGGCAACCGGCCGCATTACGAGGACGCGATCCGCGCCCTGTTCGCCCACGACCGGCGCCGCTTTGCGACGCTCATCGCGGACTGGCCGGCCGACATCCGCGATCACGCAGTCAGGCTCGCCTATAGCGATCAAGCGGACTAG
- a CDS encoding MATE family efflux transporter, protein MKVSKPPSLRKAFVSFLAPMLLSNVLQSLFGTINGVYLGQMIGVDALAAASVFFPVMFFFISFVIGLSAGASVMIGQAWGAREPGRVKAVAGTTMTVTLLLALAIAILGGLFARPLLIALATPPDVLDAAVSYARIMMITMPVTFAFLLLAAMMRGVGDTVTPLLALTVSTIVGLVVTPALIRGWLGLPMLGVASAAVASAVSGVVTLLWLHVHMLRHRHPLAFDAAFLRAMRPNGALLRIVLRLGIPTAIGMVVVSLAELVLLGLVNGFGSDATAAYGAVNQVIGYVQFPAISIAISVSIFGAQAIGRGDSGRVGAIVRTGIEMNLALTGGLVVLGYLFARPLMGCFIVDGAVLALAQQLLYIVLWSMVLFGMATVFSGAMRAGGTVWIPLFISILAITLVEVPVAILLSRAVGISGIWIAYPVTFATMFVLQMAYYALVWRKQTITRLI, encoded by the coding sequence TTGAAAGTGTCCAAGCCTCCCTCCTTACGCAAAGCCTTCGTGTCGTTCCTCGCGCCGATGCTGCTGAGCAACGTGCTGCAGTCGCTGTTCGGCACCATCAACGGCGTTTATCTCGGCCAGATGATCGGGGTCGACGCGCTCGCGGCTGCGTCGGTGTTCTTCCCGGTGATGTTCTTCTTCATCTCCTTCGTGATCGGCTTGAGCGCGGGCGCGTCGGTCATGATCGGCCAGGCCTGGGGTGCCCGCGAGCCCGGCCGGGTGAAGGCGGTCGCCGGCACGACCATGACCGTGACGCTGCTGCTGGCGCTCGCGATCGCGATCCTCGGCGGCCTGTTCGCCCGGCCGCTGTTGATCGCGCTCGCCACGCCGCCGGACGTACTCGACGCCGCGGTGTCCTATGCCCGGATCATGATGATCACGATGCCGGTGACCTTCGCATTCCTGCTGCTCGCGGCAATGATGCGCGGCGTCGGTGATACCGTGACGCCGCTGCTCGCCCTGACGGTGTCGACGATCGTCGGCCTCGTGGTGACGCCGGCGCTGATCCGCGGCTGGCTCGGCCTGCCGATGCTCGGCGTGGCCAGCGCCGCCGTCGCCTCAGCCGTCTCGGGCGTGGTCACGCTGCTGTGGCTGCATGTCCATATGTTGCGGCACCGGCATCCGCTCGCTTTCGACGCGGCGTTCCTGCGCGCGATGCGGCCCAACGGCGCGCTGCTGCGCATCGTGCTGCGGCTCGGCATTCCGACCGCGATCGGCATGGTGGTGGTCTCGCTCGCCGAGCTGGTGCTGCTCGGCCTCGTCAACGGTTTCGGCTCGGACGCCACCGCGGCCTATGGCGCGGTCAACCAGGTGATCGGCTATGTGCAGTTTCCGGCAATCTCGATCGCGATATCGGTGTCGATCTTCGGTGCGCAGGCGATCGGCCGCGGCGATTCCGGCCGGGTTGGCGCCATCGTCAGGACCGGGATCGAGATGAATCTCGCGCTGACGGGCGGACTGGTCGTGCTCGGCTATCTCTTTGCGCGGCCCCTGATGGGCTGCTTCATCGTCGACGGCGCGGTGCTCGCGCTCGCGCAGCAGCTTTTGTACATCGTGCTGTGGAGCATGGTCCTGTTCGGCATGGCGACGGTGTTTTCGGGCGCGATGCGCGCCGGCGGCACGGTGTGGATACCACTGTTCATCTCGATCCTGGCCATAACGCTGGTCGAGGTGCCGGTTGCGATCCTGCTGAGCCGCGCCGTCGGCATCAGCGGCATCTGGATCGCCTATCCCGTCACCTTTGCAACCATGTTCGTGCTGCAGATGGCCTATTACGCCCTGGTATGGCGCAAGCAAACCATCACGCGGCTGATTTGA